From Quercus robur chromosome 8, dhQueRobu3.1, whole genome shotgun sequence:
TTAATCTTTGCAGGAAGGTTGAGGTGCCACAATCTCTTCCAAAGGGGCTTGAGAGGATCCCCCATAGAGCTACCAACGTCATCTTTTCCTTCAATCATACAGTGGGCAATATGGTAAGCACTCTTCACAGTGAACTCACCCCGAGTGTTTCCCATCCAAATTAGCTTGTCCTCAGGCAAACTTCGGCTAACGGGAATCCTTAGAATTATGTCTGCTTCAAATGGGAGGAAGGTTGCGTGAATGACATCAGCTCTCCACCATTTTATGGCCGGGTCAATGAGGGAAGAGACCATGGGGAAGGTTAGAAGGTTATTAGTGGGGGTGATGACTTTGTGTGTGGTGGGGGTGGGGAGCCATTTATCATCCCATATGTGAATTTGTTTGCCATTGCCCACTCTCCATCTAGTTCCCTTTCGAATGACTTCCACACTATTAAAAATGCTTCGCCAGGAGTAGGAAGGACTAGAGCCAAGTGTTGCACTGAGGATGTCACCTGAAGGAAAGTAACGCGCTTTGAGGACCTGGGCAATGAGAGAAGTTGGATTTGTAAGGATTCTCCAGGCTTGCTTTGCTAGCATTGCTAGATTAAAAGCTTGCAAGTTTCGAAAGCCCAGGCCACCCTTGGACTTAGGATAGCACATTTGTTTCCAACCAACCCAAGCCATCTTTGGTTCATGATGcttttggccccaccaaaagtTCCTCGTCATGCTTTCCAGATCCTCACATAGGCCCTGAAGGAGCTGAAAACAGCTCATGGTGTAGGTGGGGATAGCTTGGGCTACTACCTTAATAAGAATTTCCTTACCACCCATGGAGAGCAACTTCCCCTTCCACCCCGCAAGCTTTTGTCCAACCCGCTTCTTAAGAATGGAAAAGACTTGTTTCTTTGATCTTTCGATGAAAGACGGAAGGCCAAGGTACTTGGGATGCTTTGAATCTTGCATCGGCCCCAAAATGGAAAAGATTGACTCTTTCAAATCCTGATGAATGTTTGGGTTGAAAAACACCGAGGATTTATCGGTGTTAATTTTCTGGCCAGAAGCATCTTCGTACCTTTGGAAAATTTGCTTAAGCTCTTGGCACTCTTCGATTTTTGCTTTACAGAATAGGAtgctatcatctgcaaagaagAGATGAGTAATGTTAAGACAATTCCGAGAAATAGAGATGCCAGTGAGGAGGTGGTTTCTAGCTGCCTCATGGATAATGGCCGAGAGTCCCTCGGCACAGAGGAGGAAAAGGCTAGGAGAGAGGGGGTCGCCTTGTCTTAGACCCCTAGAGGGAATAATGTTCCCATAGGCCGCCCCATTGATTAGGACTGAATAGGAGACTGATGTGATGCACTGCATAATAAGGCTCACCCATTTTGTGCAGAAGCCAAGTTTTTCCATAACCCGTTTAATGAAGCCCCACTCCACCCTATCAAAAGCTTTGCTCATATCAAGTTTGACTGCCATAAACCCCTCTTTCCCcactgatttgtgatttaaATAATGCATTAATTCGAAAGCCACCAACACATTGTCCGTGATGAGGCGGTCCGGGGTAAAAGTGCTTTGATTCTCGGAGATAATAAGAGGGAGAAGGTTTTTTAGTCTGTTGGCCAATATTTTGGAAATAAGCTTGTAAATTACGTTGCATAAACTTATGGGTCTAAAGTCAGTCATTTTCTTTGGGCAGTTGGTTTTTGGGATGAGGGAAATGTTGGTTTTATTGATTTCAGTCATGGACAGGTTATTATTAAAGACATTCAGGACCAAATTTGTGACACTATTCCCAACAATACCCCAatatttatgataaaaaatagCGGACATACCGTCAGGCCCGGGGGCTTTGGTGGGATGAATTTGCTTGAGAGCCGTGGCCACTTCTTCTCTAGTAAAAACACGAGCTAAACTCTCATTCATATCCTCAGTCACCTTTGTAGGGATGGCCTCAACCATGTTTTCAACCCGAGTGGGGAAAGAAGTGGAGTAGATGGTTTCAAAATAGCCGACAGCAGCCCGGGCAATAGAATCCTTTTCCTCACACCACCGGCCATGATCATCCCAAAGACccaaaattgtattttgctTACACCTTTCCGAGGCATAGGCATGAAAGAATTTTGTGTTCCTATCTCCCTCCTTTAACCAATGTGTCTTGGCTCTTTGACCCCAATATAATTCTTCATCCTCTAACAGCTCATTCAACTCCCTTCTTAGATTTCTAATTTTGCCACTCATCTCTCCATTTTTATCTTGCTACATTAGGGCGCTCAGAGCATTCCTCTTTGACTGAATTTTCTTGCTACATTAGGGCGCTCAGAGCATTCCTCTTTGACTGAATTTTCTTAGGAATATGACCATAGACCGAGGAGCTCCAGTTAGATAATTCCGAGGCACAACACTTTAAATTTACCATAAAACCTTCCGGTGTACTCAAGTCCACCCCCATCCCCCAAGATGATTCGATAATGTTTCTGCACTCCTCATTTTTTGACCACAGGGCTTCAAAATGGAAGCATTTGGCGTTGGAAACATGTTGGGGTGGAGAGTTAGTAAAAAACAAAGCACAATGGTCAGAGGTTGAGTCCACGAGGTGGTAAACTCTCACTCCTTCAAAATTCCCAATCCACTCAATGTTAGCTAGAGCTCTATCTATTCTAAACTGAATTCTATTCTCCCCCTCTTGCATATTACACCAAGTAAAATCAATTCCCACATAACCTAAGTCCAGAAAGCTACAAAAGTTCACAACATTTCTAAAACTCTTCATTTGTTGCTGGGGACGAGTGATGCCCCCAACTTTTTCATTAACTGAtaatatttcattgaaatccccCAGGCATAGCCATGGAAGTTGGAACTGACTGTGTAAAAAAGCAAGAAGGCGCCAAGATTCATACCTTCGGTGAGTGTCCAGATGACCGTAAAATCCCGTAATCCTCCACTGAAAATTGCCTTCAGACTCCTTGAAAATAGCATCAATATGGCTTCCCGAATAACTATTGATATCCAGGTTAACTTCTCGAGTCCATAACAGGGCCACACCACCACTACGACCTCTACTAGGAACAATAAGGCCATTTGCAAAACCTAtcctgtttttaattttctccaTCCGTTTTACTTTTGATTTAGTCTCCATAAGGAAGACAATCTTGGGCTTCTAGCGTCGCACCATATTGTACAACGCTCGAGCTGACCGGGGGTTCCCAATTCCCCGGCATTTCCAACTTATAGCCCTCATTACTCCCGTCAGTTATATCAATTTTTCCATACCATATTCCATTCAAAGCATATCCAGAAAGgagtaaagaaaaactagagATATAAACGGAGCAACAAACAGGACCAAATGCAAGGGAAAAACCAATTCAGATCCCTAAAAAGCCAAAAGGAAATACTACAACAAATAAGGCTACTTACTGCTTCCTTGAAATAGCTGCCCCTAGCCAAATCACACCCAAACTGAAAATGCCCTCACAAGCTGGAGAAAACCTCCCACAAAAAGAAAGGTTGAGCTCCCAAGTCATCCATGAGACACTTGTACACACACTAACCGAAGGGCCCGAAAAGACAAACTCCGAGAGGGCGAGCTGGAGACCCACGGACTAGAGAGAAAAAGTGCACTTGTAGATGCTGATCGGGCCAACTGGAAGGTTCGATTGATAGCTTccctctctcgctctctctcagTCTTCTCTgttaaaaaacttctttctttctctcacaaTCCGCCAATAAAGAGAGAGCCGACTGACCGTTGTCCCTAGACAAACTGCCCGGACCCACTGGTGAGCAAATTGGTCACCTCCCTAAGTAGACGCGCAAGATTGGGTAAGGAAAAGGGGGTAAGACTAATGATTCTTGGGGGTagattgaaaggaaaaaacagTTTTAGTTAACGGAGAGACCCACGACGAGAGTGGACGCCTCCCTGAGTAAGCATGTGTGAAAATGGGTTTGAGAAATGTGGGTAAGGCTCTTTTAAGTTTAGGGGTTAGATTGATAGAGAAACATGTTTAGATGAGAGAGTTGAAAGAAGTGCCACACGGAGGTGGAGATGAACCACACAGAGATGGTAAAGAGAGATCACATGGAGGTGATGGGTAAAGACCACACAGTGGTGGAGAGAGAAACTCCTACTAGGGAGAGAAAATTTTTCCATATGTATGTATTTGTTATTTACATAAAAATGTgagtaaattattaatattttgggagagataaataaataatgagtgcaaagaaatttttaatctaatttcttttcttagattttttaatatcaacatttttgttttcatatatatattttatatcataaaaaattgaataaatcatatattatttagtaattgaaatattcacaagtgtaatataaaaaattaaatttaaataaagtatTTATACGGTattagtcatatattttttacttcACTGAGATAATCTTTACTTTATTTGTTAAGTTCTAAGGCATTAGGAActtaatgtattagaacttcaatatgtaatgttggcaaaccatgatcaaaacttagaatctagatttaggctgcttaaagtgtgtttatgtgtaaagttggaatcgagtaattgcaagaaattactattcaatttctgcaaggctcaatcgatcgaaaattagactcgattgatcgaagctcatgcagattgttttttctgtagaatttccaactcagcccaagctcatatgacgtgtagggttttatgtttcacttcaagtaaaaaggaaaaaccctagccacgttttacaGGTTGTTgatatgttgtgtgtgtgaatctcttgtgagatctagaggtgtttacctttaTACATACTTagagttatcaagatcaagattgatgtcaagaacttggtgatctcttcagttgctgtttcaagagcttaaagaaaaacacaagtgcgAGTACTTGTAGTTGCtatggatcaaggaaagaatgagtccgtggattcggagctgtcacgtggtcgtggtagtaagtttttgACTCGAGATAGAAATAGGAcattagtggtctaagttctattgtacaaacttcaattctttcatagtggatatgttttaccttgaggatagctaggttaaatcttccctaggttttttatcgatttggttttcctgagttatcatatcattgtgttatttacttttccgcattgtttacatgatatgattgttttgttttaacctagatctgaatataatttatctaagtaatcacttggctaaattaattaggttaaacaacttgagtgttaaggggtctaaaaacataaattattaatacttttaaattttttttctcaaaaaaaaaaaaaaaaaaaaaaacctttttaaccttatgaaattttatttagaaaaaattacttaatttaCAACTTACGATACTAACAAACCAGAGGAATATACTAAATGGTTAACAATATGTAATAGTTATTTGATCCACAAGTAACAAAGCAGTACAACAATGAAGAATCATTTGAGAAACTATTATTCTAATTgatatctaaataaaaataacaaaatactataaaataagaaaaataacaattaattgaagaaaaaaatttacttaaaaaaaaaaaaaacctatgcatattaaacacatattttgaaGTGATGAATTGTTGGAACTTAGTAGACAAAACTTAAAGTtcttagacaatatttattACATATACCAAATAAGTATTTTATTCTGGAGaatatttcatgtatttttttgcTTAAGTAATGATTTTGAGTGGGacttttataaaatttgtataatttatttgtaatctttttttttttttaattgtattggTGAatccatactttttttttgagaaacaaatacacacaaaagataaaagaaaatgg
This genomic window contains:
- the LOC126695786 gene encoding uncharacterized protein LOC126695786, encoding MEKIKNRIGFANGLIVPSRGRSGGVALLWTREVNLDINSYSGSHIDAIFKESEGNFQWRITGFYGHLDTHRRYESWRLLAFLHSQFQLPWLCLGDFNEILSVNEKVGGITRPQQQMKSFRNVVNFCSFLDLGYVGIDFTWCNMQEGENRIQFRIDRALANIEWIGNFEGVRVYHLVDSTSDHCALFFTNSPPQHVSNAKCFHFEALWSKNEECRNIIESSWGMGVDLSTPEGFMQDKNGEMSGKIRNLRRELNELLEDEELYWGQRAKTHWLKEGDRNTKFFHAYASERCKQNTILGLWDDHGRWCEEKDSIARAAVGYFETIYSTSFPTRVENMVEAIPTKVTEDMNESLARVFTREEVATALKQIHPTKAPGPDGMSAIFYHKYWGIVGNSVTNLVLNVFNNNLSMTEINKTNISLIPKTNCPKKMTDFRPISLCNVIYKLISKILANRLKNLLPLIISENQSTFTPDRLITDNVLVAFELMHYLNHKSVGKEGFMAVKLDMSKAFDRVEWGFIKRVMEKLGFCTKWVSLIMQCITSVSYSVLINGAAYGNIIPSRGLRQGDPLSPSLFLLCAEGLSAIIHEAARNHLLTGISISRNCLNITHLFFADDSILFCKAKIEECQELKQIFQRYEDASGQKINTDKSSVFFNPNIHQDLKESIFSILGPMQDSKHPKYLGLPSFIERSKKQVFSILKKRVGQKLAGWKGKLLSMGGKEILIKVVAQAIPTYTMSCFQLLQGLCEDLESMTRNFWWGQKHHEPKMAWVGWKQMCYPKSKGGLGFRNLQAFNLAMLAKQAWRILTNPTSLIAQVLKARYFPSGDILSATLGSSPSYSWRSIFNSVEVIRKGTRWRVGNGKQIHIWDDKWLPTPTTHKVITPTNNLLTFPMVSSLIDPAIKWWRADVIHATFLPFEADIILRIPVSRSLPEDKLIWMGNTRGEFTVKSAYHIAHCMIEGKDDVGSSMGDPLKPLWKRLWHLNLPAKIKIFAWRACFNGLPSREKLCARGINTAKDCPICNKELESVHHVLLHCEFAIQFGVFGLMLLARNTIEDFTDAAYTDLSTSRPLLSSCWSPPPPGVFKINVDGASSDLEGISSIGVIIRDCKGETVAALCKPLQSHYPVELVEIIALEQGILLAQELHLPCVMCESDASNVVNAINDSATGTPFGHIIQDIIQAQASFVFCTFNYAAHELAHFAHRTGSHQGDSLIMIQALCESAPTPSSVASLVYGIAVVAHDFRSVNFSHVCCNGNIPAHLLAKYALRIVDYCAWIEESPCFIEKALLHDVSLASTN